A stretch of the Gossypium hirsutum isolate 1008001.06 chromosome D07, Gossypium_hirsutum_v2.1, whole genome shotgun sequence genome encodes the following:
- the LOC107954340 gene encoding 60S ribosomal protein L7-4, producing MGEEVKAVVPESLLKKQKRAEEWELAKKQELEVSKKKKVENRKLIYTRAKQYAKEYEAQEKELIQLKREAKLKGGFYVDPEAKLLFIIRIRGINAMHPRTRKILQLLRLRQIFNGVFLKVNKATMNMLHLVEPYVTYGYPNLKSVRELIYKRGFGKLNKQRTALTDNAIVEQALGKFGIICVEDLIHEIMTVGPHFKEANNFLWPFKLKAPLGGLKKKRNHYVEGGDAGNRENYINELIRRMN from the exons ATGGGTGAGGAAGTTAAGGCTGTGGTTCCTGAGTCACTCTTGAAGAAACAGAAGAGGGCTGAAGAATGGGAGCTTGCCAAAAAGCAGGAGCTTGAAGTTTCAAAGAAGAAGAAAGTCGAGAACCGCAAGCTGATTTACACTAGGGCTAAGCAGTATGCAAAGGAGTACGAGGCTCAG GAAAAAGAGCTGATTCAATTGAAGCGGGAGGCAAAGTTGAAAGGGGGATTCTATGTAGATCCAGAAGCTAAACTCTTGTTCATCATCCGAATCCGTGG TATCAATGCCATGCACCCAAGAACAAGAAAGATCTTGCAGCTATTGCGTTTGAGACAG ATTTTCAATGGTGTTTTCCTTAAAGTGAACAAGGCAACAATGAACATGCTTCATCTGGTCGAACCTTATGTGACTTACGG ATACCCTAATCTCAAGAGTGTGAGGGAATTGATTTACAAAAGAGGTTTTGGGAAGTTGAACAAACAGAGAACTGCTTTGACTGACAACGCAATCGTGGAGCAG GCTCTGGGCAAGTTTGGCATCATCTGTGTGGAAGATCTCATCCATGAGATCATGACTGTGGGACCTCATTTTAAGGAGGCCAACAATTTCCTCTGGCCCTTCAAGCTCAAGGCGCCTTTGGGTGGTCTGAAGAAGAAGAGAAACCACTATGTTGAAGGAGGAGACGCTGGCAACCGTGAGAATTACATCAATGAGCTAATTCGGAGAATGAATTAG
- the LOC107954341 gene encoding tubulin beta-5 chain-like (The RefSeq protein has 1 substitution compared to this genomic sequence) produces the protein MREILHVQGGQCGNQIGSKFWEVVCDEHGIDPTGRYTGNSSLQLERVNVYYNEASCGRFVPRAVLMDLEPGTMDSVRTGPYGQIFRPDNFVFGQSGAGNNWAKGHYTEGAELIDSVLDVVRKEAENCDCLQGFQVCHSLGGGTGSGMGTLLISKIREEYPDRMMLTFSVFPSPKVSDTVVERYNATLSVHQLVENADECMVLDNEALYDICFRTLKLTTPSFGDLNHLISATMSGVTCCLRFPGQLNSDLRKLAVNLIPFPRLHFFMVGFAPLTSRGSQQYRSLTVPELTQQMWDAKNMMCAADPRHGCYLTASAMFRGKMSTKEVDEQMINVQNKNSSYFVEWIPNNVKSSVCDIPPRGLSMASTFVGNSTSIQEMFRRVSEQFTAMFRRKAFLHWYTGEGMDEMEFTEAESNMNDLVSEYQQYQDATAEDELEYEDEDEEAVHEM, from the exons ATGAGGGAAATCCTTCACGTACAAGGCGGGCAATGCGGGAACCAGATCGGATCCAAGTTCTGGGAAGTGGTTTGCGACGAGCACGGCATTGACCCTACCGGACGCTATACCGGAAACTCCAGTCTACAATTGGAGCGCGTTAACGTTTACTACAATGAGGCTTCTTGTGGAAGGTTTGTCCCACGCGCCGTGCTCATGGATCTTGAGCCCGGGACCATGGATAGTGTGAGAACCGGGCCTTATGGTCAGATCTTTAGGCCCGATAACTTTGTCTTCGGCCAATCTGGAGCTGGTAATAATTGGGCTAAGGGGCATTATACTGAAGGAGCCGAGCTTATTGATTCTGTTCTTGATGTTGTCAGAAAGGAAGCTGAGAATTGTGATTGTCTCCAAG GTTTTCAAGTTTGCCACTCTCTTGGAGGGGGAACTGGTTCGGGTATGGGTACTCTGTTGATTTCTAAGATCAGAGAAGAATACCCTGATAGAATGATGCTCACGTTCTCAGTCTTCCCATCACCAAAGGTTTCAGACACTGTGGTTGAGCCGTATAATGCCACCCTTTCTGTTCATCAGCTTGTCGAAAATGCGGATGAGTGTATGGTGTTGGACAATGAAGCTTTGTACGATATCTGTTTCAGGACTCTCAAGTTAACTACTCCTAGCT TTGGTGATTTGAACCATCTAATCTCTGCAACCATGAGCGGTGTGACATGCTGCCTTAGGTTCCCTGGCCAGCTCAACTCTGACCTCCGGAAACTTGCTGTCAACCTCATTCCTTTCCCTCGGCTCCACTTTTTTATGGTTGGATTTGCTCCTCTCACCTCACGGGGATCACAGCAGTATCGTTCTTTAACCGTCCCAGAACTCACTCAGCAGATGTGGGATGCTAAGAACATGATGTGTGCTGCAGACCCTCGACATGGTTGTTACCTCACAGCCTCAGCCATGTTCAGGGGTAAGATGAGCACCAAAGAGGTTGATGAGCAAATGATTAACGTTCAAAACAAGAACTCATCCTACTTCGTTGAGTGGATTCCAAACAATGTCAAGTCCAGTGTTTGTGATATTCCTCCTCGGGGCCTGTCTATGGCATCTACCTTTGTCGGCAACTCAACCTCCATTCAGGAGATGTTCAGGCGAGTGAGTGAGCAATTCACTGCTATGTTCAGGAGGAAGGCTTTCTTGCACTGGTACACTGGTGAAGGGATGGATGAAATGGAATTCACTGAGGCTGAGAGCAACATGAATGACCTTGTTTCTGAATATCAACAATACCAGGATGCAACAGCTGAGGATGAACTTGAATACGAGGATGAAGACGAGGAAGCTGTTCATGAGATGTAA